From the Bombus vancouverensis nearcticus chromosome 3, iyBomVanc1_principal, whole genome shotgun sequence genome, one window contains:
- the LOC117154333 gene encoding tudor domain-containing protein 5-like isoform X4, translating into MQVDLQKRENTQTTILALLITRKGGCTLKQLNNDYYELEGEHIPWKDLGYNSLLSFLHSMSKTVQIEHRDSTIIIRGIASEKSKHVSKLIAGQKTQKPSVGRKTHKPNHYFPTTAPNKIRIPAEILSKVVSLVKDKPNGLNKDYILQEIHSRMPFVKITMKEMEEQLQELSHRIFQTNNKVYPNRSKVKNFNNLKGRNDMSHSKSKLPIITAAGNEDSDDMLDCEDVPEVTHLNRTSKPDYTKSDTKTTSTSSFIKETKYQETQHSNDIKTKFDDDIMKAKENVLDKKDIEILINERIKFRLEKLIQNHSDGIWCADLPEKYLEEYKVSLNYAELGFNSVREFASQLPEIFHCIQPGDTGDFMLYYAKREIPSNKLTKKHEANNVAQLYDIYESSNEEAVPASVSLDTCKKLIPDNVMSIGDYVGCINVADLEQNEEPFIEVIVVEVFTPSFFWIQLRKKQKTFKMFMDDLHKFYTVQYEQYAIPLLVLEKGLNCACVYNGIWHRGIIKAVKPDFQVTVMFYDYGTLKTYSPDAVYYLHKRFSILPAQAIPCGLINTRPCTGSKWSRSATHHFALRTSDIPLVATIATINKEDNSMMVNLTDTLEDEDVHISDWLVEQKLAEYGKMENSVDMSNLLLYVEENLIFMPEQCYEKETDIYNGNNEKLSENATDVPLVSPQSVLNDMFIKPSSECTLFDEQEILLAEKNIQDQIFQSNSTFNKSNTNPFLQVETPYGQVNNDRSSQKFMELWNENLQMQIQHLTQINATLRLLLYEVIKSSLKNNSSTYDKSTLNMIKSVLLNINKQMPIFVNPLHVNTESAYENISSNGNVHTEKKTAINENVDCPVEYVAPAAINKQPLTSNFYDRIHTHIDSSQNNYIQDEDRNLNTVNYNSLISGSNNTNAINQSLLNQQMSVTSCVSPGFGKFSNKCFTSTDLSTPIEHSMHNGTSFKETNPFRLSLAENVKPFNHNWNVDDNINTTSKSIISGQSTERSAHQKEMENQCFSSSKKSFIDDDLQFVKEIYKQEPVQANDDTSDFEVDAYNVGAKNSYLKKTEFTVGKVIYVPKCLSANCRMFFRAVELPKQIIHIFYYQEEGWLLVDEFIQVLTESETTIDMAKLLYAFNIYVQFKEIDRTKNSIEFIKSGSILSKATYDIINGSDKLCLIPLKSLLKVLYKLEIISYKDINNIFVHEQIINGSTKHKIWLIINAYGEFKYYIENRQ; encoded by the exons atgCAAGTGGATTTACAAAAGCGTGAAAACACTCAAACTACAATATTAGCATTATTAATTACACGTAAAGGAGGATGTACTTTAAAGCAGCTAAATAATGATTATTATGAGTTAGAGGGTGAACATATACCATGGAAAGATTTAGGATACAACTCTTTATTAAGTTTTCTACATAGTATGTCAAAAACAGTACAAATAGAACATAGAGATAGCACAATTATTATACGTGGTATTGCATCAGAGAAATCCAAACACGTTAGTAAATTAATAGCCGGCCAAAAAACTCAGAAACCTTCAGTTGGAAGAAAAACACATAAACCAAATCACTATTTTCCTACAACTGCTCCTAATAAAATTCGTATACCAGCTGAGATATTAAGCAAGGTAGTCAGTTTAGTTAAAGATAAACCTAATGGCTTAAATAAGGATTATATACTTCAAGAAATTCATTCACGCATGCCTTTTGTGAAAATTACTATGAAAGAAATGGAAGAACAGTTACAAGAATTATCACATAgaatttttcaaacaaataataagGTTTATCCAAACCGATCTAAAgttaagaattttaataatttaaaaggcCGCAATGATATGTCCCACTCTAAATCCAAATTGCCAATTATCACTGCTGCTGGAAATGAAGATTCAGATGATATGTTAGATTGTGAAGATGTCCCTGAGGTTACACATCTCAATCGTACATCTAAACCTGATTACACAAAGTCAGATACAAAGACCACATCTACATCTAGTTTCATAAAGGAAACTAAATACCAAGAAACGCAACATAGTAATGATATTAAAACGAAATTTGATGATGATATAATGAAAGCTAAAGAAAACGTTTTAGATAAGAAAGATATTGAAATACTTataaatgaaagaattaaatttcGTTTGGAAAAGCTTATTCAAAACCACTCTGACGGGATTTGGTGTGCTGATCTACCAgaaaaatatttagaagaatATAAAGTTTCTTTGAATTATGCAGAACTTGGTTTTAATAGCGTTAGAGAATTTGCATCACAGTTACCTGAAATCTTTCATTGCATTCAACCTGGTGACACAGGAGATTTCATGCTTTATTATGCAAAGAGGGAAATACCTTCAAATAAACTAACAAAGAAACATGAAGCTAATAATGTTGCACAGTTGTATGATATTTATGAATCAAGTAATGAAGAAGCAGTTCCAGCATCAGTG TCGCTCGATACATGTAAGAAGTTAATACCAGATAATGTAATGAGTATTGGAGACTATGTAGGTTGCATAAACGTTGCAGATTTAGAACAGAATGAAGAACCTTTTATAGAAGTTATTGTTGTAGAAGTCTTCACACCTTCATTCTTTTGGATACAACTTcgtaaaaaacaaaagacatttaaaatgTTCATGGATGATTTACA TAAGTTTTATACAGTGCAATATGAACAATATGCAATTCCACTACTTGTACTAGAAAAAGGTTTGAATTGTGCATGTGTATACAATGGAATATGGCATAGGGGTATAATTAAGGCTGTGAAACCAGATTTTCAAGTGACT GTAATGTTTTATGACTATGGAACACTGAAAACATATTCTCCCGATGCAGTATATTACTTACATAAAAGGTTTTCCATCCTGCCAGCACAGGCAATACCATGTGGTTTAATTAATACTAGGCCATGTACAGGATCTAAATGGTCCCGTAGTGCTACTCATCATTTTGCACTAAGAACATCTGATATACCTTTAGTTGCAACAATTGCAACAATTAATAAGgag GATAATTCAATGATGGTAAATTTGACTGACACATTAGAAGATGAAGATGTGCACATTAGTGATTGGTTAGTGGAGCAAAAGCTAGCAGAATATGGAAAAATG gAAAATAGTGTTGATATGAGTAATCTGTTGCTTTATGTGGAAgagaatttaatatttatgcCTGAACAATGTTATGAAAAGGAGACTGACATATATAATGGCAATAACGAAAAATTATCTGAAAATGCTACTGATGTGCCCTTGGTATCGCCACAAAGTGTCTTAAATGATATGTTCATTAAGCCTTCATCAGAATGTACACTATTTGATGAACAAGAGATATTGCTAGCGGAAAAAAACATTCAAGATCAAATTTTTCAAAGCAATTCAACTTTTAATAAAAGCAATACTAATCCATTTTTACAAGTTGAAACTCCTTATGGTCAAGTTAATAATGACAGAAGCTCACAAAAGTTTATGGAATTATGGAATGAAAATTTGCAAATGCAAATACAACACTTAACGCAAATAAACGCAACACTTCGTTTACTTCTTTATGAAGTAATAAAAAGCTCTCTAAAGAATAACAGTTCAACATACGATAAAAGTACACTAAATATGATAAAAAGCGTACTTTTGAATATTAATAAACAAATGCCAATATTTGTAAATCCCTTACATGTAAACACTGAAAGtgcatatgaaaatatttcttcaaatGGAAATGTTCATACCGAAAAAAAAACTGCTATAAACGAAAATGTTGACTGCCCCGTGGAATATGTTGCACCTGCTGCTATAAATAAGCAGCCATTAACTAGTAATTTTTATGATAGAATTCATACTCATATTGACTCTTCTCAAAATAATTACATTCAGGATGAAGATAGAAATTTGAATACAGTGAATTATAATTCTTTAATATCTGGAAGTAATAATACTAATGCAATAAATCAATCTTTGCTAAATCAACAGATGTCAGTAACATCATGTGTTTCTCCAGGATTTGGAAAATTTAGTAACAAATGTTTTACAAGTACTGATCTTTCAACACCTATAGAACATTCTATGCATAATGGAACGTCTTTCAAAGAAACAAATCCTTTCAGACTTAGTTTAGCAG aaaatgtaaaaccTTTTAATCATAACTGGAATGTGGATGATAATATTAACACAACATCCAAAAGCATTATCAGTGGTCAATCTACAGAACGTAGTGCTCACCAGAAAGAAATGGAGAATCAATGTTTTTCGTCATCCAAGAAATCTTTTATTGATGATGATTTACAGTTTGTTAAGGAAATATACAAACAGGAGCCAGTCCAGGCAAATG ATGATACATCAGATTTTGAAGTTGATGCATATAATGTAGGAGCAAAGAACTCATATTTAAAGAAAACTGAGTTTACTGTTGGAAAAGTCATATACGTTCCAAAATGTCTGTCTGCAAATTGTAGAATGTTCTTTCGAGCAGTTG AACTACCCAAacaaataatacatatattttattatcaagaAGAAGGATGGTTGTTAGTAGATGAATTCATTCAAGTACTTACTGAATCAGAGACCACTATAGATATGGCAAAATTATTATATGCATTCAATATATATGTCCAGTTTAAAGAAATTGATAGAACTAAGAATTCAATAGAATTTATAAAAAGTGGCAG TATATTGTCGAAAGCAacatatgatataataaatggTAGTGATAAATTATGCTTAATACCATTGAAATCACTCTTAAAGGTATTATACAAATTGgaaattatatcatataaagatATCAATAATATCTTTGTACATGAACAAATTATAAATGGTTCAACTAAACATAAGATTTGG TTAATTATCAATGCTTATGgagaatttaaatattatatcgaaAATAGACAATAG
- the LOC117154333 gene encoding uncharacterized protein LOC117154333 isoform X1: MQVDLQKRENTQTTILALLITRKGGCTLKQLNNDYYELEGEHIPWKDLGYNSLLSFLHSMSKTVQIEHRDSTIIIRGIASEKSKHVSKLIAGQKTQKPSVGRKTHKPNHYFPTTAPNKIRIPAEILSKVVSLVKDKPNGLNKDYILQEIHSRMPFVKITMKEMEEQLQELSHRIFQTNNKVYPNRSKVKNFNNLKGRNDMSHSKSKLPIITAAGNEDSDDMLDCEDVPEVTHLNRTSKPDYTKSDTKTTSTSSFIKETKYQETQHSNDIKTKFDDDIMKAKENVLDKKDIEILINERIKFRLEKLIQNHSDGIWCADLPEKYLEEYKVSLNYAELGFNSVREFASQLPEIFHCIQPGDTGDFMLYYAKREIPSNKLTKKHEANNVAQLYDIYESSNEEAVPASVSLDTCKKLIPDNVMSIGDYVGCINVADLEQNEEPFIEVIVVEVFTPSFFWIQLRKKQKTFKMFMDDLHKFYTVQYEQYAIPLLVLEKGLNCACVYNGIWHRGIIKAVKPDFQVTVMFYDYGTLKTYSPDAVYYLHKRFSILPAQAIPCGLINTRPCTGSKWSRSATHHFALRTSDIPLVATIATINKEDNSMMVNLTDTLEDEDVHISDWLVEQKLAEYGKMENSVDMSNLLLYVEENLIFMPEQCYEKETDIYNGNNEKLSENATDVPLVSPQSVLNDMFIKPSSECTLFDEQEILLAEKNIQDQIFQSNSTFNKSNTNPFLQVETPYGQVNNDRSSQKFMELWNENLQMQIQHLTQINATLRLLLYEVIKSSLKNNSSTYDKSTLNMIKSVLLNINKQMPIFVNPLHVNTESAYENISSNGNVHTEKKTAINENVDCPVEYVAPAAINKQPLTSNFYDRIHTHIDSSQNNYIQDEDRNLNTVNYNSLISGSNNTNAINQSLLNQQMSVTSCVSPGFGKFSNKCFTSTDLSTPIEHSMHNGTSFKETNPFRLSLAENVKPFNHNWNVDDNINTTSKSIISGQSTERSAHQKEMENQCFSSSKKSFIDDDLQFVKEIYKQEPVQANGISNFNQLSCVQSNGFVISEENLNCRSINENVIFPPNYDFSSSRSSSLLPVNISEYFHLANNTNIDEKHLTRCSLTSHTLYNSSPIMELNEAHNAQKSVISSVDVWSKPLKDTTESNNYSKICWVSENNEEEVICNKDQQGNRIQNFIPDDTSDFEVDAYNVGAKNSYLKKTEFTVGKVIYVPKCLSANCRMFFRAVELPKQIIHIFYYQEEGWLLVDEFIQVLTESETTIDMAKLLYAFNIYVQFKEIDRTKNSIEFIKSGSILSKATYDIINGSDKLCLIPLKSLLKVLYKLEIISYKDINNIFVHEQIINGSTKHKIWLIINAYGEFKYYIENRQ, from the exons atgCAAGTGGATTTACAAAAGCGTGAAAACACTCAAACTACAATATTAGCATTATTAATTACACGTAAAGGAGGATGTACTTTAAAGCAGCTAAATAATGATTATTATGAGTTAGAGGGTGAACATATACCATGGAAAGATTTAGGATACAACTCTTTATTAAGTTTTCTACATAGTATGTCAAAAACAGTACAAATAGAACATAGAGATAGCACAATTATTATACGTGGTATTGCATCAGAGAAATCCAAACACGTTAGTAAATTAATAGCCGGCCAAAAAACTCAGAAACCTTCAGTTGGAAGAAAAACACATAAACCAAATCACTATTTTCCTACAACTGCTCCTAATAAAATTCGTATACCAGCTGAGATATTAAGCAAGGTAGTCAGTTTAGTTAAAGATAAACCTAATGGCTTAAATAAGGATTATATACTTCAAGAAATTCATTCACGCATGCCTTTTGTGAAAATTACTATGAAAGAAATGGAAGAACAGTTACAAGAATTATCACATAgaatttttcaaacaaataataagGTTTATCCAAACCGATCTAAAgttaagaattttaataatttaaaaggcCGCAATGATATGTCCCACTCTAAATCCAAATTGCCAATTATCACTGCTGCTGGAAATGAAGATTCAGATGATATGTTAGATTGTGAAGATGTCCCTGAGGTTACACATCTCAATCGTACATCTAAACCTGATTACACAAAGTCAGATACAAAGACCACATCTACATCTAGTTTCATAAAGGAAACTAAATACCAAGAAACGCAACATAGTAATGATATTAAAACGAAATTTGATGATGATATAATGAAAGCTAAAGAAAACGTTTTAGATAAGAAAGATATTGAAATACTTataaatgaaagaattaaatttcGTTTGGAAAAGCTTATTCAAAACCACTCTGACGGGATTTGGTGTGCTGATCTACCAgaaaaatatttagaagaatATAAAGTTTCTTTGAATTATGCAGAACTTGGTTTTAATAGCGTTAGAGAATTTGCATCACAGTTACCTGAAATCTTTCATTGCATTCAACCTGGTGACACAGGAGATTTCATGCTTTATTATGCAAAGAGGGAAATACCTTCAAATAAACTAACAAAGAAACATGAAGCTAATAATGTTGCACAGTTGTATGATATTTATGAATCAAGTAATGAAGAAGCAGTTCCAGCATCAGTG TCGCTCGATACATGTAAGAAGTTAATACCAGATAATGTAATGAGTATTGGAGACTATGTAGGTTGCATAAACGTTGCAGATTTAGAACAGAATGAAGAACCTTTTATAGAAGTTATTGTTGTAGAAGTCTTCACACCTTCATTCTTTTGGATACAACTTcgtaaaaaacaaaagacatttaaaatgTTCATGGATGATTTACA TAAGTTTTATACAGTGCAATATGAACAATATGCAATTCCACTACTTGTACTAGAAAAAGGTTTGAATTGTGCATGTGTATACAATGGAATATGGCATAGGGGTATAATTAAGGCTGTGAAACCAGATTTTCAAGTGACT GTAATGTTTTATGACTATGGAACACTGAAAACATATTCTCCCGATGCAGTATATTACTTACATAAAAGGTTTTCCATCCTGCCAGCACAGGCAATACCATGTGGTTTAATTAATACTAGGCCATGTACAGGATCTAAATGGTCCCGTAGTGCTACTCATCATTTTGCACTAAGAACATCTGATATACCTTTAGTTGCAACAATTGCAACAATTAATAAGgag GATAATTCAATGATGGTAAATTTGACTGACACATTAGAAGATGAAGATGTGCACATTAGTGATTGGTTAGTGGAGCAAAAGCTAGCAGAATATGGAAAAATG gAAAATAGTGTTGATATGAGTAATCTGTTGCTTTATGTGGAAgagaatttaatatttatgcCTGAACAATGTTATGAAAAGGAGACTGACATATATAATGGCAATAACGAAAAATTATCTGAAAATGCTACTGATGTGCCCTTGGTATCGCCACAAAGTGTCTTAAATGATATGTTCATTAAGCCTTCATCAGAATGTACACTATTTGATGAACAAGAGATATTGCTAGCGGAAAAAAACATTCAAGATCAAATTTTTCAAAGCAATTCAACTTTTAATAAAAGCAATACTAATCCATTTTTACAAGTTGAAACTCCTTATGGTCAAGTTAATAATGACAGAAGCTCACAAAAGTTTATGGAATTATGGAATGAAAATTTGCAAATGCAAATACAACACTTAACGCAAATAAACGCAACACTTCGTTTACTTCTTTATGAAGTAATAAAAAGCTCTCTAAAGAATAACAGTTCAACATACGATAAAAGTACACTAAATATGATAAAAAGCGTACTTTTGAATATTAATAAACAAATGCCAATATTTGTAAATCCCTTACATGTAAACACTGAAAGtgcatatgaaaatatttcttcaaatGGAAATGTTCATACCGAAAAAAAAACTGCTATAAACGAAAATGTTGACTGCCCCGTGGAATATGTTGCACCTGCTGCTATAAATAAGCAGCCATTAACTAGTAATTTTTATGATAGAATTCATACTCATATTGACTCTTCTCAAAATAATTACATTCAGGATGAAGATAGAAATTTGAATACAGTGAATTATAATTCTTTAATATCTGGAAGTAATAATACTAATGCAATAAATCAATCTTTGCTAAATCAACAGATGTCAGTAACATCATGTGTTTCTCCAGGATTTGGAAAATTTAGTAACAAATGTTTTACAAGTACTGATCTTTCAACACCTATAGAACATTCTATGCATAATGGAACGTCTTTCAAAGAAACAAATCCTTTCAGACTTAGTTTAGCAG aaaatgtaaaaccTTTTAATCATAACTGGAATGTGGATGATAATATTAACACAACATCCAAAAGCATTATCAGTGGTCAATCTACAGAACGTAGTGCTCACCAGAAAGAAATGGAGAATCAATGTTTTTCGTCATCCAAGAAATCTTTTATTGATGATGATTTACAGTTTGTTAAGGAAATATACAAACAGGAGCCAGTCCAGGCAAATGGTATCTCCAATTTTAATCAACTGTCGTGTGTACAAAGTAATGGTTTTGTTATATCAGAAGAAAATTTGAATTGTAGAAGTATTAACGAAAATGTTATATTTCCTCCAAATTATGATTTCAGTAGTTCTAGATCTTCTAGCTTATTACCTGTTaatatttcagaatattttcacttagcaaataatacaaatatcgATGAAAAACATTTAACACGTTGTTCACTTACTTCTCATACATTATACAACTCATCTCCAATAATGGAACTTAATGAAGCACACAACGCTCAGAAATCAGTAATAAGTTCGGTAGACGTATGGAGCAAACCGCTGAAAGATACTACTGAATCAAATAATTACAGTAAAATTTGTTGGGTTTCTGAAAATAACGAAGAAGAAGTAATATGTAATAAAGATCAACAAGGAAAtagaatacaaaattttattccagATGATACATCAGATTTTGAAGTTGATGCATATAATGTAGGAGCAAAGAACTCATATTTAAAGAAAACTGAGTTTACTGTTGGAAAAGTCATATACGTTCCAAAATGTCTGTCTGCAAATTGTAGAATGTTCTTTCGAGCAGTTG AACTACCCAAacaaataatacatatattttattatcaagaAGAAGGATGGTTGTTAGTAGATGAATTCATTCAAGTACTTACTGAATCAGAGACCACTATAGATATGGCAAAATTATTATATGCATTCAATATATATGTCCAGTTTAAAGAAATTGATAGAACTAAGAATTCAATAGAATTTATAAAAAGTGGCAG TATATTGTCGAAAGCAacatatgatataataaatggTAGTGATAAATTATGCTTAATACCATTGAAATCACTCTTAAAGGTATTATACAAATTGgaaattatatcatataaagatATCAATAATATCTTTGTACATGAACAAATTATAAATGGTTCAACTAAACATAAGATTTGG TTAATTATCAATGCTTATGgagaatttaaatattatatcgaaAATAGACAATAG